The sequence below is a genomic window from Phoenix dactylifera cultivar Barhee BC4 chromosome 8, palm_55x_up_171113_PBpolish2nd_filt_p, whole genome shotgun sequence.
CATTTTATTCTGGcaggaatttaaaaaaaaaaaagaagaagcaaagTTAACTTGTGACTGACAACTAGAATTAAGCATGTGGTATGCAAAGAAAAACATAAATTCTACTCGACAGACAAGAAAAATTGATGTAGCATTCTAATTCAAGTGCAAGTAGTGAATAGAGTTTGTTCAATTTTATCTATGGCATCCTAATTGGAAATATCATATTGGTTATCCTTCAGACTAGAAAGGCAACATTAGCGTACCAAAAGGTCATAAAGGCAATACAAAAAGAATTTCACGGTAAAATCAACTTGGCTGAGTAGATATGATGAGTACTGGAGAACTCCACAAATAGCAAACTATTATTTAACAAACATTACCTCAATACGAACTTCCCATGAGAAGAAATAATATTTCAAAGAAAAACAGAGCCGTCTTTATCAGGAGTTAAGTGCAAAAGTCAACTACTTAATAATTTTAACAATGACTGCATCCAACTGGAACAATGAACTTATTCAATAATACATTATCTCTGGAATAACTACATATTGTACAAAAAAATGACTATGATTTTATTCAGTCCTAGATTTTGAAGATTTGATAAAAATTCCATTAAGTTGACAGAATTCAAGTTCCAAGGAAAAAAATTCATGTTTTTTATCTTAATTTCGATTGGTAACGGCAACTGCCAGTCACTTATACTCTTGAGAATGGCAACATACAGTTACATCAATATGCTTTTCCAATGGTCCCGTATGCGGACAAATTACACATTttacaaatataaaagaaaactctaaaagatttTAACTGAGTGCTAAATTTTGAAGATTCAATTTACACTACATTAAGTTGACAGAACCAAACTGAAATTCAGTTTAGCAGCAGAGTCCAGACAAACTTTAGGAGTCAAAACATAGAAAATAACATTTTATGTTCATGATAATTTACAAATTCTAAGCTATTTTGGAATAAGAATTTATTGATTATACACAGATCCTCTTAATTACCAAcccttcattttcttttatttccttaATGCAGCTACAACTCCATGAAGACAGCCACCAGGCTTGTTATAATGACTAGCAAGCACCTGCTATAGTCCCTCTGAAAATGAAAAATTCTCCAGAACATGAACATACTCCAGAATTCATAAATAGATCTTTTCCATTCGCCATCTAATCAAATTCAAGTGAAATTTTCCCCAAAATATCAACATGTGACTTTCAATAATTAGATGATTTGATTGGTTTCGATTGATTCCTTGCCAATTCTGACCATCAGACCTTAATTACTTATTATCACTAGCTGTTGCAGACAACTAGTTCTGTCAATACCTGCAACTTTGTAAAAGTCAATTTCCATGACAGTTTGACAGAATCCTACTGACATGCAAACGGTTTTCTGGACCATGAAATAAGATAGGAGCAACATTCTGATGGAAGATTATAGGTATCATCTATTGTTATAAGGATCTAAGGCAGAGCTTTATTTAAAGATTAACATAGTAGACCTAACAAAAGTAACAAAAAGGACAAAGATTGAGATTGGTTTAGAAGCACAACTCGGCCCACCTAAAGGCCAAGGTGTTCCAGTGTGCCAAGAAAAAGTGATACAAAAAGAGTATCATCCTAGTTTAGCCTTCATAGTAGAATCTACAAAATGATTTACCTACCCCTTTCCACCAAAATGATTTTGTCTCAACAGCTAAAGAAAACCTGCTTTGAAGCTACCTTTCTCTCTCCAAACAAATGCTGGCCACATGGTATCAATTTGCATCAACGCTGAGGGAGACCTCTTGTACGGTTGCATCAAAAGTGAATTAAGTGATGGAAATGACATGCGCAAAAAGAACCCCTTTCATGGTACTTAATTTAAGACATGTTACTCCTCTATCCTCTCCTCCATTAACCTCCTGAAAGTCAAATGGAGAAGGATGACAAGGATAATGAAGGGGAAAAAATTAAATTGTTATCAGAAAGAGGAGGATGACATGCACAACTCCTCCATCAACTCAAACTTTTAGACCATTGAAATGGCAGATTTTGTACAGTTATTATCTCTATTTTTGACTTCTCGAAAGAATGTCAAGATTCCTTAAGAAATATTGGTCAAGAAACAAATGTTTCACCCTTGCAATTGCTATTAATAATTATCAAACCCAGGTCAAGGTGGAATCTGTTATGGCCCTCTCATGGCCAATAAACTCACGTGCAGACTTCTGTAAAACCATCCTTCCCACCTTGCCCAAAAGGCAACCGAGCTTTGTGGAGGCCAGAACTATAACACATTTCAATGGTGTCATGCAAGAAGCATACAATCTAGGTGCAAGAGCTTTTGAGGCAATGTTTGAAAAGCCTGTAATGTATCACTTTGGGTAGTTTTAGCAGTCTGACTCCAAGTTCAGGAGTTTtagtcaaaaaaaagaaaaagaaaaaaagaaaaaaagctaaGAAATGTTACTACACCAATTTAAAGCATTTTGTGATAATATAGATTCTTAATTTTATAACTTTAACAACTATAGGTTGAATTTAATGCTACATATAAGTGAAATTAAGTATATTAGTACTTTTGTATTAACAACTTTATATTACGTATATAATTGCATCTTGAAAGTTACTCATTCAAATATTCATTACACTTAATTTTTAGAACtgaaaaatatattgaatttagTTTCTTCCAGTTTTATAGGGTTAAATGGTTATTTATCATATGTATTTAGTTTTAAAGTGTTATTACTAATTTTCTagtgaaaaatattatttttgtgaaatgtCTTTTATCTAGTTGTTGACATAGTCTCTATATAGTACTGTAGTAAGAGTTTCTTTGGAGGCCTTGGCCTGACAAGGGTTAAATTTATTATCCATCTCCTCTTTTAactcaagaaaaaggaaaaattataaatcaatATTATATAGCCTATAAACTAATATAAACAAAAAATGACCGAAATGTTACTATATGCTCCaaatgaaattttataaaaaaaacatctATGACTAGTTTAAATAGAAACCAATCGGTTTTAGCTCAAACTGACAGAAACTGCCATATTGACCAAAACCTGCAACCGTGGTCTAGTTTCAGTTTGGATCTTAGCCAATATGGATCAGTTTCAGCCAAAATCTAAACCCTTTAATATGAAGGACCGTTACTGATCAAGCACTAGCAGCCCAATAAGGGCTGCAATGAATTAGACTGTATTTTGAACAAAGACAACGAGACAAATATGATGGAGCTTAAAACAATTTACAATCTTCTCCAAAGTAGAAAGCCATGCACATAATCATAAAAGACTCACTGACTATACAAGGGAATGAACATAGAACATTGAACCATTACAAAATTTTTAACAAGTCACAAATTTTAGGTGAATAATTCATGACTAGCCCATAACCAACAGGCAGGCTATAAAATGTATTgacttttttcataaaatatttgaGTTGCCATATTATTGTTATGGCCTGGCACATCCATGTTTTATTTTCTAAGTTCGCATGTATACAAGTTTGCAAGAGGGCCATAACATGCATGCAtctatgtatatgcatatattgAATGTTTACATCTTAAACTTTAAAAGTTCTAGTATTTGTTTGATCTTAAAGTTATGCTATACTTTTGACATATTTTCAGTTTTCCCCATTTCTAACACCTTCAAAATACTCCTGAAATCAAAAAATTGAAACTAATTCATATTTGCAGCTTACAGTTGTGTTCCTACCAGAACCCAAACAAAGGTGTTATCACCACCTTGACTTAAAAAGAGGCAGTTTGAAACCAAGATGCATGTAATTAACTCTTTATATCTTGCAGAGGGAGCACACCACTACTGTCCAATTCTTTAAACTTGTGGATATCAGTGCTAACCTCATTTCAACTTGCATCACAACCAATTCCATGGGTACATATATAGCATGGAGGCTCCATAGCACCCAATACCCATGTAGAAATGAGCAATAAAACCCTAAAATGCAAGGAAGTTATCTTCTCTTCTGTCATTCTTGTGGGGAAATGAGTGGGGAggaaagggggagagagaaggTTTTGAATGTAGAGTTGCAGAGGGTCATGTGAGCAAATCATAGAGGAGCAGCATCATGAATACAATTACTATTCATTGCTGGTGGTGGAGTGTGGTATAGTTTCACTAGAAGCCATTATATAGGAAGCCTGTTTTGGGAAATAATAAAATCCAATATTACAGTATTTTCAAAGTGACAGTTATCTACTAATTTGCCACGTCAAAAACCCAATATTATGACCCATATACAAATGCACAAAGCCTAAGTTGAAGTCATCAAGCATAGAGAATGTGGcaaaattcttgatttttgaGCATCAACTACCAGTGAAGCTCACATTTAAACAAGATCATGTGGTTGTACCATGGTGTTCACAAGACTAATCCAAGCAAGAACTAGATCAGATGagacgggaaaaaaaaaaagaaaatctcaaagcATTTGGCTAAATTCCCATGAGAAGGCGAGCCAAGAAACCAACAAGGCAACTTTATTTGACACaatgaaaaaacaaagaaaagttaaacatgaccAAATTAAGAACTAATTGTAGAAAGTTGAATGGAGTTAGGCATGAGACAGTCATGGAAGAGAGTGATGGAATTAGTTGATGAAGGACCAAGTGTTTGAAGTTGAGAACTCAAGAAGGGAAAAGTGAGTGCCTGTAGGGCATCAATTTAGCCATTTACTATCACGAGTCCTGACAAACAGAAATATGCCGAGAAAGACTAGGGGTTGGAGGCAACATATTCTTTCATGGGAAAAAAATGGCAAAACATAATTAATGGACTATCAGGAATTACTTATCACACCCAACACTCCAAAAAATATATGCAAATCTCCatggtttttaaaaaaaaaggaacaaaaaaaggCCCACAACAAAAGATGCCATATAGGGACTTGGTTAAAAATACTATATgagatcatattttttttttaaaaaaagttcaaCACTCAATACATTAGTAAAGAATGCAGGTTAGGTCTTTTTACCTCAAATCAATTGAATAATATGTTGAACATATACCCTTGTCTAACTTGCTAGATCAGTACATTTATAACAAAGAAATATATCTGGAAATGCAAACGTAAATCATTAAAATAGTAAAACAAAATGCCTgggtaataattttaaaattttacttgaCAGGCCATAAGTAATACCACCCATAACTGGGGTACAATTTAGTTACTATGTTCCAGTAGAAATATGATGTTCTATCTGACACCACTTGTTTTATATGAATATGTTCAATTCTGTCTGAACTCTGAAGCAGGGCCAAATGCAGCAAACTGCCCATTTATGTCCCTTGCTCCAGTCAATATGCCAAAAACATAAACATACTCAAGCTAACAATTTGTTTTAAACAAAGGTTTTCATTTTCAAGAATCCATCAAAGCCCCAGAATTTATATAagggaaaaaacaaagaaaaacatAAGACCCCCAAAACCTGAATCAAGAACAGAACTGAAACACAGCTACCGCCAGGTAAATTTACCAATGTGGCAAAGAAAAATGAGCAACAAACAAGCGCAGTGAAGAATGAGATGGACAAGAGCAGACCCACTAATTTGCTCTAATTTCGTGACCGAGCGAAGCAACAAAGCATCTAAGTTGCTAAATCTTCAAGTATGTTGCGAACTTGGCAGAGATAGGAGGGCAACCAATTTCCAAGCTATATGAACTAATACAGAACCTAAGTGCTTGAATACTCAACTATATTCAAATAATCAATTTCAGTTGCCAAAGTAGCACATCTGAGAATGTTATTTTAATTGATTTCAAGTAAACTTGTGCCATCTTTTTCCTTCAGCCTGCTTCTTTAATTCAACCAAGTGCAAAATCTGCATGTGGTATCACCAAATCACCAAGTCATCTCTCTCGTAACCACCAGCCACAGCCCACTTCCAATACAGGTGCGAACCCGCTGAGAAATGCATTCCATTATCATTCAAAACAACTCAATCAATTGATGGACAACTGTCTAGCTCTTCTTCCACTTCATATGATGCATGTCACAGTAATTAATCGACTATTAGCCATTAACCCATGCGCTCCACACACCCCTtccgaaaaaggaaaaaaaaaaagatataagttTAACCCACAAATCTCTCTTTGCTACCTCTtactttttcatattttttttcaagcttATCCCAGTAACCATCaaacttcaaccaaacaagGGATGTTATTAACCCAGGAATAAGTGAACAAGTAGGGCTAGCCAGAATTAAAAATAACTACTGGTTAGCTGTCCTGCATCCAAACACAGCCAGCAATTGAACAAGAACTTATTTCATCGATACCATCAGCCATATACACATATCAAACATGCAAATACATAATTTCCATAtgaattcacttaaaaatcagAACTGGTTATATTAAAGATTGAAGAGACCATAGCACCGCATTCCAAGTACAATCTGATTTATACCTCAACGCAGGGGAATATATATGCTCCTGACCATGAATTGGTACCTCAAAATCAAAAGCACATACCTTCAAGAATGATTGCTGAGTGAATTTGCAGATCTTTAGAAGATGTAGCATAGCTTAGTTTGAACCTGAAGTTGCAGCACAAGAAGCCGACGCATTACCATTATTTGGAAGAGCATTATCATGGTTCTCTCTAACACTTTCATTATTTGGTTCTCTAACTGAATAAACATTGGAGTCAGGCTGCACAGGAGGAGCACCAGATGTTCTTCTACTTTCTCTTGTGTCCAGGCGCTCCATCATGCGTGAGACAGTAGCAATTCCAGCATTGACTTCTCGCCTAACTTCAGACCCAAGATCTGCCACAGTAGAGTTACGCGAAAACAGTCTCTCCTTCCATCCTCGAGTACTCTTTGTGATAGAGTCTTTGTACCTGATTGGCAGAAAAAGAACAAGTGAGATGTCCTGGATCAAGTTATGATCATTTTAAAACTGCTTATCTGAGAACAGCATAAAAACTTTTAGGATACCTCATTGAGAAAGCATTTAAACGTGATTTCAGAGACTCTGAAAAGGACTGGAAGTCTGACGGTCCTGCTCTATCTTGGTTAACTGGTGTTGACTGACCAACAAAATTCCTGTTAAAAACAGTTATTAGAGGCTACGCATGAAATGGTGGAAAAAATTAGAAACTAGATATACaaagatatacagcaatatctGTTTCCATAAGTACCTGTTGCCAGAAAGACTAGACCTGTTGGCAGTAGCAGCACTGCCAGATGTCAAGACAGCAGCCTGATCAGCTTGAACAGGGATCACATGTGGAGTTTGGGATGTGACTTCATCTCCTGTGACAGTAAGGGAAGCTGATGGACTAGCAGCAATGATAGCAGGAGCCGGTTCATTTTCTGCACCTCTTGGGGCAGAAGAGGCAGAGCCAACAGCAGGCGTATTTGGATGCGCAGAGAAAACCAGAAATTGTGGGCGGCCATGAGCTCCTGACCTACCCCGCTGCCCTTCTCTTCTGGCAATGTGATGTGCTCTGCccattgcagcagcagcagctaaGTGCTGCATTATGCGATCTTCCAGCTCAGCATCATTTCCACCTACGGGTAACTGCATTGaatatttcaagaaaaaaaattcttagacCAACCAATAGtattatatgttttttttttccctaaagTTGAGACGACCATATGAGCACAAGGTAACTTGAATAAATACAACTACCCACATGCTGCAACTCAAAATCTCCAAGTGTTGGATGATGAAAAATGGTAGTATTTCGAGTTTGGTTAACTCTAACATTCCTTTCTCGTTCCACAGCTTCAAGTAGTTCTTGACTGTCATTCAGAATCACAAAGCACATGGATCAAAAAAACATAATtctaacaaataaaataaatttcagaCATCTACATTAAACAGAAAGAACCTGGTGGGATCCTTCAAACTGATAGGTTGCCAACACATAGGGCATTGAGAACTTCTCTGGCACCTACAACCGAAAGACTACATATCATACTCTGAAATTGCAACAAAAAAGATTAACCAACAACCTGACATTTATGATTTGGATCCAA
It includes:
- the LOC103707430 gene encoding E3 ubiquitin-protein ligase RHF2A, translating into MEETGKMQSHLTSAAAFVEGGVQDACDDACSICLEAFCESDPSTVTSCKHEFHLQCILEWCQRSSQCPMCWQPISLKDPTSQELLEAVERERNVRVNQTRNTTIFHHPTLGDFELQHLPVGGNDAELEDRIMQHLAAAAAMGRAHHIARREGQRGRSGAHGRPQFLVFSAHPNTPAVGSASSAPRGAENEPAPAIIAASPSASLTVTGDEVTSQTPHVIPVQADQAAVLTSGSAATANRSSLSGNRNFVGQSTPVNQDRAGPSDFQSFSESLKSRLNAFSMRYKDSITKSTRGWKERLFSRNSTVADLGSEVRREVNAGIATVSRMMERLDTRESRRTSGAPPVQPDSNVYSVREPNNESVRENHDNALPNNGNASASCAATSGSN